The nucleotide window CCTCTTCAATCGGACTGCGGTTGATTTTTGCCTGAAGCATATCGGCCTGAAATTGCATCAGAAAGTTATTTTTTACCGGACCGCCGTCTACCCGCAGTTCTTTCAGTGCTACGCCCGACTCCTGTATGAGCGACATCAGGTCTTTTACCTGATAAGCAATCGATTCGAGAGCAGCGCGAACAATGTGTGCTTTGTTAGTGCCGCGGTTCATGCCGCAAATAAGGGCTTTTGCTTCGTTGTTCCACCAGGGAGCGCCCAGGCCTGCAAAAGCCGGTACGAAGTAGACGCCATCGGTACTTTCTACGGATGTGGCCAGCGCTTCGGTTTCGGCTGCTGATTGTATTAGTTGCAGGTCGTCCTGCAGCCATTTGATAGTGGCTCCGGTGCAGTGAATATTTCCTTCGAAGGCATAATAAACTTTGCCATTGGCGGCAAAGCCTACAGAAGTCACCAATCCTTTAGGTGCAGTCAGCGCTTTTTCGCCGATATTGACCATGATAGACGAACCGGTGCCGTAGGTTGCTTTTCCCATTCCGCTTGCAAAACACATTTGTCCGGCCAACGCTCCGTGCGAATCGCCTAAAACACCAGCTATTGGAGTTTCGGCGAGCAGTCCGTTAAGGGTAGTGGAGCCGTATTGCGCATCGCAGGGAAGTGCCTCGGGCATCATCGTTGCTGGAATGGTAAATATGTTGAGAAGATCGTTGTCCCAGTCCAGTGTGTGGATGTTGAACAACAACGTGCGTGAAGCATTCGTATAGTCGGTGGCATGTTTTGCCCCGTTTGTGAAGTTCCAGATTAGCCATGCGTCGATGGTGCCCATCAACAGATGACCGGCTTCCGCATTTTCGCGGGCACCCTTCACATTGTCTAGAATCCACTTGACACCACTTGCCGAAAAATAAGGATTGATAATCAAACCTGTTTTTTCGGTAACCATCGGCTCGTGACCCTGAGCGATCAGTTGGTCGCAAATGGCAGCGCCACGATTGCATTGCCATACCACTGCATTGTAGACCGGTTTGCCGGTGCGTTTATCCCATACTACCACGGTTTCGCGCTGGTTGGTGATGGCGACGGCTTGTACCGATGACGGTGCGATACCACTTCTTTGCAGAACCTGCTCAGCAGCTTTGTAAGCATTTTGCAAAATCTCTTCGGCATCGTGCTCTACCCAACCCGGTTGAGGATAGTACTGTTTGTGATCGACGGATGCGCGGGTAACAAGAGCTGCGTTTTCGTCAAACAACATGGCTTTGGTCGCCGATGTGCTCTGGTCGATGGTTAAGGTGTATTTCATGCTCGAAAAAAATGAGAATCGATGTAGCGCTAAAGTTTACAATAAAATATAGAATTCAATGACAGATTACTTTTCTTTTGTACAACGTATTGCCGTAAAAGGTTTTTGCGGAAGCTGAATCAAGGTTTTTCCGCTATATTCACCTTCAACAGGAGTGATGGTCATGTCCCAGCCATTGATGATTTCAACTTTGTATTGTGCATT belongs to Paludibacter jiangxiensis and includes:
- the glpK gene encoding glycerol kinase GlpK, with the protein product MKYTLTIDQSTSATKAMLFDENAALVTRASVDHKQYYPQPGWVEHDAEEILQNAYKAAEQVLQRSGIAPSSVQAVAITNQRETVVVWDKRTGKPVYNAVVWQCNRGAAICDQLIAQGHEPMVTEKTGLIINPYFSASGVKWILDNVKGARENAEAGHLLMGTIDAWLIWNFTNGAKHATDYTNASRTLLFNIHTLDWDNDLLNIFTIPATMMPEALPCDAQYGSTTLNGLLAETPIAGVLGDSHGALAGQMCFASGMGKATYGTGSSIMVNIGEKALTAPKGLVTSVGFAANGKVYYAFEGNIHCTGATIKWLQDDLQLIQSAAETEALATSVESTDGVYFVPAFAGLGAPWWNNEAKALICGMNRGTNKAHIVRAALESIAYQVKDLMSLIQESGVALKELRVDGGPVKNNFLMQFQADMLQAKINRSPIEEASALGAVLMSGLAMNQWTSEEEIIALRKENDYIVPTMPSDKVNSLYREWQKAVKRTLM